One window of Corallococcus silvisoli genomic DNA carries:
- the ybaK gene encoding Cys-tRNA(Pro) deacylase, with translation MKTNAARLLDSLGIAYTLRDYDVDPDDLSAETVAAKVGMPPEQVFKTLVAKGDRTGVLMAVVPGNAELDLKSLARLSGDRKVETVPLKELQPLTGYIRGGVTALGGKKDYPVFVDETLELFDTVAVSAGVRGTQLVLAPADYLRVTKGRTGPISRPKA, from the coding sequence GTGAAGACGAACGCCGCCCGCCTGCTGGATTCGCTCGGCATCGCGTACACCCTGCGCGACTACGACGTGGATCCGGACGACCTGTCCGCGGAGACGGTGGCCGCCAAGGTGGGCATGCCGCCGGAGCAGGTCTTCAAGACGCTGGTGGCGAAGGGCGACCGCACCGGCGTGCTGATGGCGGTCGTGCCCGGCAACGCGGAGCTGGACCTGAAGTCCCTCGCGCGGCTCAGCGGCGACCGCAAGGTGGAGACGGTCCCGCTCAAGGAGCTGCAGCCGCTCACCGGCTACATCCGGGGCGGCGTCACCGCGCTGGGGGGCAAGAAGGACTACCCCGTCTTCGTGGATGAGACGCTGGAGCTGTTCGACACCGTCGCCGTGTCGGCCGGGGTGCGGGGCACGCAACTGGTGCTCGCCCCCGCGGACTACCTGCGCGTGACGAAGGGCCGGACGGGACCCATCTCGCGCCCGAAGGCGTAG
- a CDS encoding AAA family ATPase — MNAAVLQFHHREAFEQTVTRALAAGAGAGLLQWLTLRVGMPVPLTWLVPAAVVLACARGDRWDRGLLSGLGLLLVGLPYGLGLSPAWTVATSGAAAGALLVRARLNDLGEEGQVAEARPTLIHYGLGSVLGAGLTLAGGVVAKVLAVRLASVATPTLLAAVVVGGIVGLFVGLGAIAAHLGLTADPVEARAEELLPQLSGDFHTLSERALSLYRQCGQSLAKLPREPAREELARTLARITRGAVELASEWAGVEAQLEERATAELQAERDSLERGARASTDPVARRQLEVAAASLAEEVERLGGMRQRRERILARLRAEVALLERARVSLLSLRSGQAQLKAAELASLARRFRALSTAQGEEGQAMDAVAAQVTLTQVAPVEAPPLAPVDPAPLASEGANMPETQQIQEK; from the coding sequence ATGAATGCCGCCGTGTTGCAGTTCCACCACCGCGAAGCCTTCGAGCAGACCGTCACGCGCGCGCTGGCGGCAGGCGCCGGGGCGGGCCTCCTGCAGTGGCTCACCCTGCGCGTGGGCATGCCGGTGCCGCTGACGTGGCTGGTCCCCGCCGCGGTGGTGCTGGCGTGCGCCCGGGGCGACCGGTGGGACCGGGGCCTGCTCAGCGGGCTGGGGCTGCTGCTCGTGGGCTTGCCGTATGGCCTGGGCCTTTCGCCCGCGTGGACGGTGGCGACGAGCGGCGCGGCCGCCGGGGCCCTGCTGGTGCGCGCCCGCCTCAACGACCTGGGCGAGGAGGGCCAGGTGGCGGAGGCCCGCCCCACGCTCATCCACTACGGGCTGGGCAGCGTGCTGGGCGCCGGGCTCACCCTGGCGGGCGGCGTGGTGGCGAAGGTCCTGGCGGTGCGGCTGGCCTCCGTGGCCACGCCCACCTTGCTGGCCGCGGTGGTGGTGGGTGGCATCGTGGGGTTGTTCGTGGGGCTGGGGGCCATCGCCGCGCACCTGGGGCTGACGGCCGACCCGGTGGAGGCGCGCGCGGAGGAGCTGCTGCCCCAGCTGTCGGGTGACTTCCACACGCTGTCCGAGCGCGCGCTGTCGCTCTATCGGCAGTGCGGACAGTCGCTGGCGAAGCTGCCTCGGGAGCCCGCGCGCGAGGAGCTGGCCCGCACGCTGGCGCGCATCACCCGCGGCGCGGTGGAGCTGGCGTCCGAGTGGGCCGGCGTGGAGGCCCAGTTGGAGGAGCGCGCCACGGCGGAGCTCCAGGCGGAGCGGGACAGCCTGGAGCGCGGCGCGCGCGCCAGCACCGACCCGGTGGCCCGGCGCCAATTGGAGGTCGCGGCGGCGTCGCTGGCCGAGGAGGTGGAGCGGCTGGGGGGCATGCGCCAGCGCCGGGAGCGCATCCTCGCGAGGCTGCGCGCGGAGGTGGCCCTGCTGGAGCGCGCGCGCGTGTCGCTGCTGTCCTTGCGCAGCGGCCAGGCCCAGCTGAAGGCGGCGGAGCTGGCGTCGCTGGCCCGACGTTTCCGCGCCCTCTCGACCGCCCAGGGGGAGGAAGGTCAGGCGATGGACGCGGTCGCGGCGCAGGTCACGCTGACCCAGGTCGCGCCGGTGGAGGCCCCCCCGCTGGCGCCCGTGGACCCCGCGCCCCTCGCCTC